The DNA window ATCGTTGCATATTGTTTCCAGAAAAATTATCTACATAAGGAATATACAACATTTATCAGAAGAGTTCAACACTTTTTATGTTAAACATTGGTTATAGCAACTCATGCCACATAAGTTAGTTAAACTTGCTAACAAAAAGAACTCGTAAAGACTTTTTTACCACACGTCCCAAAATAAGATGACAACAAAAATATCTGAGCGCTAATGCCATGCTTGTGTACCTTACAGTTTCCTTCAGCCATCTTCATTAGCATGTTTCTTCGTTTCCTGGTACTGTTTGTGGCATCAAAAATTCCTACCTACAATCATAATATCATATATGAGTGAAAAAAGGATTTGTCTTCATAAACTACAGAATCATAGCAAGTCTTACCATAAAAGAACTTACCTGGCCACCTTCTTGCATCCAAGATATCATGTCTTCCATTGCCAGGGCTGCTACCTAGTAGCACGTGATATATTAAAACTATGTAAAAAGAAGAAGGTTAACAGGAGTTAACATCACCAATCAACCAACAAAATCCAAATTCAGTAGTAACAACAGTTCATTAAAGGAAAAATCAGTATCTGCAGAATGGCATccttttttacaaaaatatgcAAGAAATTGCATTTTCCACTTGCTTGAACCAATGAAACGATTATAACGATAGAGGGAATCATGCAAATCCAcatcccaaaaataaaatttactaaCTGAATCCTTTATTACGTACAACCAAATAACCACCAAGTCAGTAATTGAAACAGGGTTTGCAGTAAATGCAACATATTCCAGCATAAAGAGGCAGAGCAACAACTTGAATTCAACAGTTGGGTAAAATCACGTAATGATCTCCCTAGAATAAATTTCTTCTATGACCATTCACCTCATTGCGTGCCTCAAGTCCTTCGGGATTGTCAGCTCGGAAAAAGTCAGCAGACTGCATCAAGAAACAAAAGCAGAAACATCAGAAACGTCTGCAATCTTCTGATCTTGGAAAGAAAGCCATCTTCAAAGTAAATCATAGGCATCTGCACTTTGAAATGTCCTTCAACTACTCGATAAAATTTTTCTGAATGGCATATCTTGTTATATCCTTTCCTCAATTATCTATTTGACTGGGCATCAAAACAACATTTTAACCATACTGAGGCACTATTTCAAGGCTGCTGCAGGGTAGCTCTAGATAGTAGCACACTAAGTGATTATATTCTCCATTTTCACTGATGAATAAAACGTTTTGTTCAACCAGGGAAAAGAAGAGGGAGAGGCAAATCAGGAAACAGGGATACATGTCTAGATCGCTTTATAGCATCAAACAGTTTTATATGGAAAGAAAGGACCAGAGAACTTTTAGTGATACTAAATCTTCAGTAGACGTGGTTTAGACAATTGGCTTTTTTGTGTAAAACTTTCTCTCCAGCACCTCTTATAATTCGTTGATTGTATCAGCCTATCTAACTTGTAACTTTGGTCTCTGTTACTAGGGCTGCAACTTATTGGTGCTTCTAAATACTTTtcttcataaattttttaacTAAAAACTGTTCAGAATGAAAACTactaaataaaaaatcacaAGTCTAGGCATCTTAAACGTACCTGATTTGTTCCATGCTTAAGACGCCGATactgtgggggggggggggggtgaagaagagaaaaatgtcatgaattttcatctttgattttttatatCTGAGTACAATTTAGCTGAAGCAAGAACTCACTCACCTTCCCAACATTGAAGTGTTTGGTATCATGGCCCAGCCAACGGAGATATCTTGTAAGTTTAGCTGCAGTGAATGTCTTGCCTCGAGCTGGCAAACCAACCTAAAAAATCCAGCTTATGAGAATTATTTTCTCACAGGTAAATAATCGATAAATTATTAAGGTAGTTGATCAAGTTGTAGTGAATATGACACcctaatttatcaaaaaaatttgacaTTCGATCTCTAACCTTACCAGAATGGCAAGTAAATGAAGAAAAACGTAAGGCCAGTTAATACTATCAGAAGATCCCAGAAAAGAGTTATGCAGTGAGATACCAGGACAATTGCCAGATGTCTGTCCTCCTTTGGTCCAAGCATCTGATCAGCCACAGCTGCAGCTGCAACAGCTCCGGCAGCTGCTGGCATAGTATTCTGGCAATAAACAAAGAGGTAAATACATATAGAATGAAAAATTAAATCACCCTCAGATAACAGCAAACATATGGGAAATAGTGTAATCTGGTAAGACCTTGGTTTCTGTATCCAGTTTGAGATCAGTAGAAAAAGTACTTGCACTAGCTGATTTAACAAGCCTAGGAGATCCAACACCTCTATCCACAAAGAGTCCCCTGTgatcttgcttttgcaaaggaGAAAAGGTCCCCACCGACTTTGATTCAACCATCCCAGAACCTGAATACACCTTGGATGGATCTGGAACAATGACCTCCATATCCTGAAAGTTTTATCACATTGCATTACATCAGAATTAGTGCAGTACTAACTGAAGAGAGAACAGACAAATTCTCATAGCATCTGCCCGTCCCAAAAACAGACAGATAAGTGGTGTCTAATAGGTTATAATTATCAAATTGCTCTTGGGTTAGACAGTGTATTTAACATATGCTTCCAGTTTCACAAGTTGATAATGAATTAAACTGCACCTTGCATAGACAGGAAGTTGCAATCAATAACCATGGCCAGAGTAAAAGCCTAATTAGTGTCCATCCTCATACTGATGTAAATGTCATTATAACCATACTAAAGGTCTATTTAACTTGAAAGGCTAACAAGATAAACCTTAATAGTTGGAGGTCGATCTACAGAAACACCTCTATCCTTCAGGGAGTGTGAACCACTGCCTAAGCTGTTGGTGTTGGAAAAAACCCCAGAACGGGTCAAAGATCTAGGAGTCTCTGTATTGTTAGCTGCATACACCAGACCACTATTTGCGGAAGTTGATGGAGCTGGAACTACATAATGCTCAAGATCAAGCTCCAAACTTGCTGAAGAGAAATTCTACAGAGACGATGGGAACAAAAAATTGCAGTTAAGTCACATTACACGATAATCACCTTATAAAAAATGTAATGAAAGTGTTGGGGGACCGAGACACTAAACAGTTACTTCCGTTGCAGGAGGCCAAACTTGCAGCAATGTAGGTCTATGCTACTTGTTCTATTATTTTAAGATAGGCATCTGTGATTCCCATTAATTAAAGGCTTTGTCCCTTTATGAAAAGAGAGACTAACTGAGAATGGGGTcaatgaaaaattcaaattgcacgGATAGCAGTAGAAAGCATATAACTGGTATTACTTGTCAACCCAATAAGTTTGGTTTGGggcgtttcacatcatttatataaatatatatatatatatatatatatatatatatatatatatatatattctaacaataattaattaattatgtagCAGTAAACATTGTAACCAAAAAACACACCTCAGCACCCTTCTGTGGCACTGAGTTGATACTAACATCAGGAATCCCACGAACAGTCGAAGGCTGGAGATTCTCCTGATAAGCTCTCCAACTCGCAGCAAGATCAAATGGTGAAACTCTATCAGCTTTAATGAATACTCTATACTCCACAACCTCATCGGCATTTGGCCTAAAAACTGCCACTCTAGCATCCCCTTCCAGTGTTCCTCCAGTGAGGAGTCGGTTTGGACCTTCCTCCACCACACAATGTGTGTTACTGTACTTTGGCTTCAAAAGGAACTTAAAATCCAAGGTCTCTGAGTTCCACAACGGCAGGCACAAAACCAATCAAATAAGCAGAGAAACTAGGCAGCAGAGAAAACAATATCTCATGTACAATTCGTAAAACCTTATCCAGCCGCTAGAAATAACAAATATTCAAAATCTCCTTTCAAGGAAAGAACCCATATGCACGATGAACATGTACAGCGTCTGTTTGGTACAGCAAAATTGTGGTTTCAGAAATAACACCAGTTACACCACTTAAAATTTCATGACCAAATAATGCTTATAAATTCCGTTGTATCTTATGTTTAGTTCTTCTAGGCTGCCAAACAGTGAACACAAAGtgaaaaaccataaaaatatgaaacgcAAGCGTAAGGCTAAACTTGGGAGGAAGGTTCGTGGTGGTTGGTGGGTGGAGAGTTGGGTTTCTATGGGAACCCTCCCAAGCTTAGCCTAATGGTTACCGTGGTTCGGAGGAACAACGAAGCTCAATTCCCACATTGAAGCTGATTCACGTTCCATGGAGAGCTAACGAAAGACACGAAAGCCATTAAGTCATACACTAATCACTCGAATAGTCAAAAACATCTGTGCATGCAATCAAAAGAAGCAAATGAAACACACAAGGAGAAATGACGGTAGTTACAGCTTTAGAGGAGTCCCAATAGCCGATGAGAGGGACGGAGCCGTAGACGTGAGGGATAAGCTCGCCTTTGAGCCTGTAATTCTCCATCTTCAACGAAACATAGAGCTGTCCGCCGGCATGTCCCTCTTCTCTCCCATCGCTGCCATTGGTGCCATCTTCCATGCTCTTCGATGCACCAGTTCCCATTATCTTTCTCCTTTTGTCTCTGAACGGAATCGTTCCTCTAGGTTCTGGTCATGGCGTGAGCTTACTCTGTGCCTGTGGTTCCCTATTGGTCGTTTTGGATTAGCTGGGCCTGAGAAAATCAGAAAACAAGCGACGGAGATAGGTTTTGGGCCCTGGTGGGCCACGTGCATCGCGCGGGCCCCCAGTCTCCGTTTCTCAGTGTCAGCCATGTACTCGCTACACTCCCGCGAATAAAGCATGACTCCATATGAAAATTTTAgaactaaaatattttttgttgtctGAACCTCAATCTAAGGACTAAGATTGAGTGACAAAATATGTGATTATGAGTTAAAATCTCCATTTAATACACCAACGCACACGATTAAATACATTATTGGAGTCGGTTTCATCCATCCACATCAAAACCCACCTTTTAGGGTTTACCTATAAAATTCTGCAAAACACAATAAATTCCCGCCGTATctattcccttcccttccctgtAATCTTTAGTCCATTGAAGAAGCGGCGACTGGTTCTCTTTCATACTGCGTCGTCATGAGAGCTAAGGTTAGAGTCGAACGTAGCTGCAACATAcacttttttgtattttttcctCTCGATCTATGTACAAGCAGACAGGAAGCACTTTTCGGTTTTTGTTTTCAGAAACAATGACGTGTATGAGGTTTTGAATGGATCCTTCTTGcagtggaagaagaagatgatgaggagGTTGAAGAGAAAGCGTAGAAAGGTGAGGCAGAGATCCAAGTAACCTCAAAATTTTCAAGCCGCATGTTTCGCTAGGGTTTATTAAAATGTTCTTCTTGGATTTCTTGTTGTCTTAGTGCTTGGTACATTTGATATCCAATGGAAAATTTTACTTACTTAAAATCTCTCCTTGACCCTCACGAGTTACTATTTTCTTTCGGTTCATTtgtgttgataattttttttttatcgtgCAAATTGAATGAATGTTAGATGTTCCAGCATTATAGACTCTTATAGCCCCCCAATGCAAACTAGACTCGGGCTTACATGTCAAATAAATCCACTATTGCGTGTCTAAACAAACAAGGATGCTTCACAGTATTCGGTGTCTTATGTGTTTCCTGCAAATAGTTCCAGCTAGTTCCCTTCTGCAATATATTGTCAAATAAAGATGCTTGCTAATGTAGCACGTTCCTGTTGTGCGTTAGGCTTAGCATGGTTAAGATAAGCTATGTATTGTTAAGACGCATGAAGAGTTATTATATTTTCACATCAAACTCTTATTATTGTTTTTCATCACAGTTACAATCTGAATTGCTATTTATCTAGGTACTAAATGTTATGGACTTATGTAGAGGTCTGTTTTTTAACTGGTGCTCGAGAGCTCATTGATGGAATGATGGGTTctagaaatttatttttctggTCGAGCTGAGCTGATTATTATAGTATGATTTTTAATGTGTTTGTCTCGTGGATCCACATCAGCTCAATTGTTCAGGATCCACAGTTCCACACTTCTTTTTTCGTTGTTCGGGATCCACTCCTTATTTCTTGCTGAGGTTATGTTCTGCGTTTTCTGCTGGTGATTGTAAATGTTTCGCTTGTTTGCTTGAATTTAGCATAGTGGATCCTGTCTTCTGTGGTTGCATATGATGTCGTGTTTGTGATATTGTAGCAAAGAGTTATCATGAAAGGTGagtgtttttgttttggtgtttGAGACCCAAATTTCATAATTCAGAAAGCTTTCACCTGTCTAGAATTTCCttcaaaaagatggaaaaatctAGATAATTTACAAGAACATAATATGCTGGTGGTTTTCTAGCTGCAAGTGAGTGTTCCTTGTTCGAACATGCCTATCATATTGGACCAGCGTGGCATCATTTATGACTACCTAAACTGACCACCTTGAACTCTTCAAATGCTTGTATGGCCTCTGCATTAAAACCACCTGCAAACTGAATATTCTATGGATTAGCAAGTCTCACCCTAGAATGTTGGTTTTAAAAATTAAGCATAGGGGGTCAGTTTTACCTGGTGTACTCGATAGGCAAATCGTATTCCTTGAAGGAGGAGATTCTCTTTTGCAGAGCCTTCATTTAGTTGCAATTCTCTGGTTACCCTTTTCATATATTTCTTTGCTAACCTCAACGAACTTAATTTCATCTATAAAAAATGCAAGATTTTGGACTTGAAGTTACATCTGTTTTGGAAATAAGAATTCTGGATCTAATATCCTACCATATGTTATCATTGGAAATTACACTTTACATGATACATTTTCTTCGAATTATATGCTTTGTTCAAGCTCTATTGGTGTAAAATGGGTCTGGTGTGATTTAAATGTTGCCGACTACGAAGGTCAAAATTCTAGCTTTGCAATGCTATTAGTGTTTTTCATGCCAGTTTCAAGATGTTTATTACATGAATCTTGTAAGGTATGGTAAATATTGAATATATGCTCCCTACCTGACCGATCAGCCCCGTGTCAAACATCCATTCCCAAGGGATGTAGAAATCGCTGTATCTCTTTCTCAAAGTTTCACGTGTCCTCTCTGTACTGCTAACACTTCTCTCCAACCTGTAATTTGAACATTGAACAGTGATTAATCTATAGTATCAATTGAAAGTAGTAGGTTAATAGTATCTTTGTGTATACATACTTGCCTGTCTTGCAATGCTTGCATATTTCTTAGAGCCTGAATTGAAGATTCCTTGGGGTTGTCCTCATATGATGAAACTTCAGCTTCAAGGTTCCGCAGGTCCCGGAAGTTGCAAGCCGCTTCACGAACAGCATCTGCTTTTCGCTCTGGCCATTGTGGAAAATGCTTAAGTACTGCCCTCTCATCAACAAGGGAAGATAGTTCCTTGTCTAGCCATTTCACAAATACCTCCACATCAGATATGTCTCCAAAGGATGCAGACTCCACTTCTTTGATTAAGAAACAGATAAATTCCTTTTGTTTCTCCACATCAGACTTTATCTGTCCAAAATATAATTACTATCATTGTAAGtcttttgtttttaaacaaGAATACAAGATGATATAAAGGCTAGGCTGTAACTGTACTTACAGCTGAAAGATAAGTGGAGCGATTCTCAATCTCTCCAATCATGTTCTTGGAAAATGCAGCTGCCGGAGCTACCATGGGATTGGTTCTATTATCCATGTGTGCATCTCTTCTTGTAAGAGAACGGTACATCTCCACAACGTCTGGCACACGACGCAGTGACCTTGTTCCAACTAACATCTTTGGAGGCAATGGTGGCGCAAGTGGTGCTTGTTTTGGAGGAGCTTTAGTTTCAATCACCTCCTTGTGGGAAGGGGAAAAAGCAGCTGGCCTCGGTGGTGGTTTCAGTACTGCCGCTGCTCTTTCTTTCGTGGCTGCTAACTCTAGGTAATCTGCCCTTGTACTCATATATTCTACTTCTGGACtctgttcttttgttttgaCAAATTCCAGTTTCTCTGGAGATGCTTCTTTGTTGGTGCTGTCTGTGGAGTTCTGTAACTTCTT is part of the Tripterygium wilfordii isolate XIE 37 chromosome 7, ASM1340144v1, whole genome shotgun sequence genome and encodes:
- the LOC120002348 gene encoding protein CHUP1, chloroplastic isoform X2 produces the protein MQHKDSGSEINCLKQELGNCLARNGALEKENQELRQEVARLKGQISSLRAHDNERKSMLWKKLQNSTDSTNKEASPEKLEFVKTKEQSPEVEYMSTRADYLELAATKERAAAVLKPPPRPAAFSPSHKEVIETKAPPKQAPLAPPLPPKMLVGTRSLRRVPDVVEMYRSLTRRDAHMDNRTNPMVAPAAAFSKNMIGEIENRSTYLSAIKSDVEKQKEFICFLIKEVESASFGDISDVEVFVKWLDKELSSLVDERAVLKHFPQWPERKADAVREAACNFRDLRNLEAEVSSYEDNPKESSIQALRNMQALQDRLERSVSSTERTRETLRKRYSDFYIPWEWMFDTGLIGQMKLSSLRLAKKYMKRVTRELQLNEGSAKENLLLQGIRFAYRVHQVVLMQRPYKHLKSSRWSV
- the LOC120002348 gene encoding protein CHUP1, chloroplastic isoform X1; protein product: MQHKDSGSEINCLKQELGNCLARNGALEKENQELRQEVARLKGQISSLRAHDNERKSMLWKKLQNSTDSTNKEASPEKLEFVKTKEQSPEVEYMSTRADYLELAATKERAAAVLKPPPRPAAFSPSHKEVIETKAPPKQAPLAPPLPPKMLVGTRSLRRVPDVVEMYRSLTRRDAHMDNRTNPMVAPAAAFSKNMIGEIENRSTYLSAIKSDVEKQKEFICFLIKEVESASFGDISDVEVFVKWLDKELSSLVDERAVLKHFPQWPERKADAVREAACNFRDLRNLEAEVSSYEDNPKESSIQALRNMQALQDRLERSVSSTERTRETLRKRYSDFYIPWEWMFDTGLIGQMKLSSLRLAKKYMKRVTRELQLNEGSAKENLLLQGIRFAYRVHQFAGGFNAEAIQAFEEFKVVSLGSHK
- the LOC120002347 gene encoding 6-phosphofructo-2-kinase/fructose-2,6-bisphosphatase-like isoform X2, whose amino-acid sequence is MGTGASKSMEDGTNGSDGREEGHAGGQLYVSLKMENYRLKGELIPHVYGSVPLIGYWDSSKALSMERESASMWELSFVVPPNHETLDFKFLLKPKYSNTHCVVEEGPNRLLTGGTLEGDARVAVFRPNADEVVEYRVFIKADRVSPFDLAASWRAYQENLQPSTVRGIPDVSINSVPQKGAENFSSASLELDLEHYVVPAPSTSANSGLVYAANNTETPRSLTRSGVFSNTNSLGSGSHSLKDRGVSVDRPPTIKDMEVIVPDPSKVYSGSGMVESKSVGTFSPLQKQDHRGLFVDRGVGSPRLVKSASASTFSTDLKLDTETKNTMPAAAGAVAAAAVADQMLGPKEDRHLAIVLVGLPARGKTFTAAKLTRYLRWLGHDTKHFNVGKYRRLKHGTNQSADFFRADNPEGLEARNEVAALAMEDMISWMQEGGQVGIFDATNSTRKRRNMLMKMAEGNCKIIFLETICNDERLIERNIRLKIQQSPDYAEEPDFVAGMQDFRNRLANYEKVYEPVEEGSYIKMIDMVSGHGGQIQVNNISGYLPGRIVFFLVNTHLTPRPIFLTRHGESRDNVRARIGGDSVLSDAGEIYAKKLAHFVEKRLKSERAASIWTSTLQRTILTASPIVALPKIQWRALDEINAGVFDGMTYEEMKKNMPEESRKKDKLRYRYPRGESYLDVIQRLEPVIIELERQRAPVVVISHQAVLRALYAYFADRPLKEIPHIEVPLHTIIEIQMGVTGVQEKRYKLMD
- the LOC120002347 gene encoding 6-phosphofructo-2-kinase/fructose-2,6-bisphosphatase-like isoform X1, whose translation is MGTGASKSMEDGTNGSDGREEGHAGGQLYVSLKMENYRLKGELIPHVYGSVPLIGYWDSSKALSMERESASMWELSFVVPPNHETLDFKFLLKPKYSNTHCVVEEGPNRLLTGGTLEGDARVAVFRPNADEVVEYRVFIKADRVSPFDLAASWRAYQENLQPSTVRGIPDVSINSVPQKGAENFSSASLELDLEHYVVPAPSTSANSGLVYAANNTETPRSLTRSGVFSNTNSLGSGSHSLKDRGVSVDRPPTIKDMEVIVPDPSKVYSGSGMVESKSVGTFSPLQKQDHRGLFVDRGVGSPRLVKSASASTFSTDLKLDTETKNTMPAAAGAVAAAAVADQMLGPKEDRHLAIVLVGLPARGKTFTAAKLTRYLRWLGHDTKHFNVGKYRRLKHGTNQSADFFRADNPEGLEARNEVAALAMEDMISWMQEGGQVGIFDATNSTRKRRNMLMKMAEGNCKIIFLETICNDERLIERNIRLKIQQSPDYAEEPDFVAGMQDFRNRLANYEKVYEPVEEGSYIKMIDMVSGHGGQIQVNNISGYLPGRIVFFLVNTHLTPRPIFLTRHGESRDNVRARIGGDSVLSDAGEIYAKKLAHFVEKRLKSERAASIWTSTLQRTILTASPIVALPKIQWRALDEINAGVFDGMTYEEMKKNMPEEYESRKKDKLRYRYPRGESYLDVIQRLEPVIIELERQRAPVVVISHQAVLRALYAYFADRPLKEIPHIEVPLHTIIEIQMGVTGVQEKRYKLMD